One region of Hydrogenispora ethanolica genomic DNA includes:
- a CDS encoding efflux RND transporter permease subunit, whose product MNRFNLTEWTLDHKPLVSFFIILIFAMGVFSYQGMGRMEDPDFTIRQMIVAVAWPGASARQIEEQVTDKIEQKLQDTPGLDYLKSYSRPGQSVIYVVLKDTVVEKDVRPTWLEVRNMVNDIKANLPAGTAGPFFNDRFDDVFGSIYAITSDGYTYEEMREQAERIRRMLLGVKDVKKVQLLGVQPEKIYIEMESSKLAQLGIDPNYIMGMIQTQNAMTPSGMIETRSDNVYLRISGMFEDIADIRNLPIRAAGGTFRLSEIATVNRSYADPPEPEMFYNGRPVIGIALSMAKGGNILTMGRNLSQTVVGIKKDLPAGMELLQVADQPKVVKESINEFVETLLLAVVIVLLVCFLSLGLRTGIVVALGIPLVIAGVFFAMKTAGIDLHKISLGALIIALGLLVDDAIIVVESMIVKLEQGWDRTKAACFAYTSTAYPRLTGALITCAGFIPIGFSLGSASEFIGSIFTVVTMALVISWVVAGTATPLLGYRLINIKPAAAGKNHDLYDTPFYRSFKRMLSWCLNHRKFVLGLTVAGFIGSVFIMSLLKQEFFPASTRPELIVDLKLPEGASLKATEAVAKRFAKSLHGDPNVINYTAYVGQGAPRFLLTADPVLPSSDVAQFVIMTKGTEARNTLSERLNRVLKEQFPEVRGHLRVLQLGPPDPYPVTLRVTGYAHDKVREIVARACAIMSANPKLRDINLDWNEKSKTMRLEIDQDKARLLGVNSQGLAITLQSQLSGIPVTEFRENDKTVSIVFRMDIRDRNNLSQVKDLNVPLGDGRFVPLDQIAKIRYDAEDGLIWRRNLKPTITIQADTVPGVSGVDASKEAYAALQELRRSLPPGYSIEVGGMVERMNQAIDYLMQPVPLMIVAITLLLMVQLQSIPKMILTLLTAPLGLIGASLALLLTGRPVGFVVYMGILALAGIIIRNTVILIDQIEQQLRQGESVWNAIVTATILRFRPIMLTAVAAILGMIPLATSALWGPMAIAIAGGLLMATVLTLLVFPTMYAAWYRVKPGREAGYSQTLKL is encoded by the coding sequence ATGAATCGATTCAACTTGACGGAATGGACGCTCGACCATAAACCGCTCGTTTCCTTTTTTATCATTTTGATATTTGCGATGGGAGTATTTTCTTACCAAGGAATGGGACGAATGGAGGATCCCGATTTTACCATCCGGCAAATGATCGTCGCGGTGGCCTGGCCGGGAGCCAGCGCCCGCCAGATCGAAGAACAGGTTACCGATAAAATTGAGCAGAAACTGCAGGACACGCCGGGACTCGATTATTTGAAAAGTTATTCCAGGCCGGGCCAGTCGGTTATCTATGTGGTCCTAAAAGATACGGTGGTTGAAAAGGATGTTCGGCCGACCTGGCTTGAAGTGCGCAATATGGTCAATGACATCAAGGCCAATCTGCCGGCGGGGACGGCCGGCCCGTTTTTTAATGACCGTTTTGATGATGTCTTCGGTTCGATCTATGCGATCACCTCCGACGGCTATACTTACGAAGAAATGCGGGAACAGGCGGAAAGGATCCGCCGGATGCTACTAGGAGTCAAGGATGTCAAAAAAGTGCAGCTCCTCGGCGTACAACCGGAGAAGATCTATATCGAGATGGAGAGCAGCAAACTGGCGCAACTGGGCATTGATCCCAACTATATCATGGGAATGATTCAAACCCAGAATGCCATGACGCCCTCGGGCATGATTGAAACCAGATCGGACAATGTATATTTGCGGATCTCCGGGATGTTTGAAGATATTGCGGATATTCGTAATCTGCCCATCCGCGCCGCCGGCGGCACGTTCCGCCTGAGTGAAATCGCCACTGTCAACCGGAGCTATGCCGATCCGCCGGAGCCGGAGATGTTTTATAACGGCAGACCGGTCATTGGCATCGCCTTATCCATGGCCAAGGGCGGCAACATTCTCACCATGGGCCGGAATTTGAGCCAGACCGTCGTTGGGATTAAGAAAGATTTGCCGGCTGGCATGGAATTGCTTCAGGTTGCCGATCAACCCAAGGTAGTGAAAGAATCGATTAATGAGTTTGTGGAAACGCTGCTCTTGGCGGTAGTCATTGTACTATTGGTCTGCTTCCTTAGCTTGGGGCTGCGGACCGGGATCGTGGTTGCCCTGGGTATTCCGTTAGTCATTGCCGGAGTGTTCTTTGCGATGAAGACGGCGGGAATCGATCTTCACAAGATATCCCTGGGAGCCTTGATCATCGCCCTGGGTTTGCTGGTGGATGATGCGATCATCGTGGTGGAATCGATGATAGTTAAACTGGAACAAGGCTGGGACCGCACAAAAGCGGCTTGCTTCGCATATACCTCAACCGCTTATCCCCGTCTGACCGGCGCTTTGATCACTTGCGCCGGATTTATCCCGATCGGTTTCTCGCTGGGCTCGGCGTCCGAATTTATCGGTTCCATTTTTACGGTGGTGACAATGGCGCTGGTGATATCCTGGGTTGTGGCGGGAACGGCGACTCCCCTATTGGGCTACCGGCTTATCAACATTAAGCCGGCGGCAGCCGGGAAGAACCACGATCTTTACGACACCCCGTTCTACCGTTCATTCAAACGGATGCTGAGCTGGTGCCTGAATCACCGCAAGTTCGTTCTGGGGCTGACGGTTGCCGGCTTCATCGGTTCGGTTTTCATCATGTCGCTGCTCAAACAGGAGTTTTTTCCGGCCTCAACCCGTCCGGAGCTGATTGTCGATTTGAAACTGCCGGAAGGAGCGTCGCTGAAAGCGACTGAGGCGGTGGCGAAACGATTCGCTAAATCCCTCCATGGGGATCCCAATGTGATCAATTACACCGCTTACGTGGGTCAAGGAGCGCCCCGCTTCCTATTAACCGCCGATCCGGTGCTCCCCAGCTCCGATGTTGCGCAATTTGTGATCATGACGAAGGGGACTGAGGCCCGCAATACGCTGAGCGAGAGGCTCAACCGGGTCCTCAAGGAGCAATTTCCCGAGGTGCGCGGACACTTGCGAGTGTTACAGCTGGGGCCGCCCGACCCTTATCCGGTTACATTGCGGGTAACGGGCTACGCTCATGATAAAGTCCGGGAGATCGTCGCCCGGGCCTGCGCGATCATGAGCGCCAATCCGAAACTCCGCGATATCAATCTGGACTGGAATGAAAAGAGCAAGACAATGCGTTTGGAAATCGACCAGGATAAAGCGCGGCTGCTGGGGGTGAATAGCCAGGGATTGGCAATCACGTTGCAATCGCAATTATCCGGGATACCGGTGACGGAATTTCGTGAGAACGACAAGACGGTGAGCATCGTTTTCCGGATGGATATCCGGGATCGCAACAACCTATCGCAGGTAAAAGATCTGAATGTTCCGCTCGGCGATGGCCGGTTTGTACCGTTGGATCAAATCGCGAAGATCCGCTATGACGCGGAAGACGGCTTGATATGGCGGCGCAATTTAAAGCCGACCATTACGATTCAGGCCGATACGGTCCCGGGAGTTAGCGGAGTCGATGCGAGCAAGGAGGCGTATGCCGCGTTGCAAGAACTCCGTCGCAGTTTGCCGCCAGGCTACAGTATTGAGGTCGGCGGCATGGTGGAAAGAATGAATCAAGCCATCGACTACCTGATGCAGCCGGTGCCGCTCATGATTGTGGCGATCACCCTATTGCTGATGGTTCAGTTGCAAAGCATTCCGAAAATGATCTTAACCTTATTGACCGCGCCGCTGGGATTGATTGGAGCCAGTTTGGCCCTGCTGCTCACCGGCCGGCCGGTAGGTTTCGTCGTTTACATGGGCATTTTGGCCTTGGCCGGAATCATTATCCGGAATACAGTGATTTTGATTGACCAGATCGAGCAACAACTCAGGCAGGGGGAGTCGGTTTGGAATGCGATCGTTACCGCCACGATATTGCGTTTCCGCCCCATTATGCTGACTGCCGTGGCGGCGATCCTGGGCATGATTCCGCTTGCGACCAGCGCCCTTTGGGGACCGATGGCGATAGCCATTGCGGGCGGCTTATTGATGGCCACCGTTCTGACCTTGCTGGTTTTCCCGACGATGTACGCGGCATGGTACCGGGTGAAGCCGGGGCGAGAGGCCGGGTATTCCCAAACGTTAAAGCTATGA